A window of the Paenibacillus woosongensis genome harbors these coding sequences:
- the veg gene encoding biofilm formation stimulator Veg — translation MAKNTLSEIKHSLDAYVGQKIMLRANGGRRKTVERTGVLEETYPSVFIVKLDEEQQTFKRVSYSYADILTESVEVMICDDSSDNEMRITYIK, via the coding sequence ATGGCTAAAAATACGCTGTCGGAAATTAAGCATAGTCTCGACGCTTACGTAGGACAGAAAATTATGCTGCGTGCGAACGGTGGTCGCCGTAAGACCGTCGAACGTACCGGTGTATTGGAAGAGACATATCCATCTGTCTTTATCGTGAAATTGGATGAAGAGCAACAGACTTTTAAGCGAGTGTCTTACAGTTATGCCGATATACTTACCGAATCCGTTGAAGTGATGATTTGTGACGATAGCAGCGATAACGAGATGCGGATTACGTATATTAAATAG
- the purR gene encoding pur operon repressor: protein MKKLKRSARLVEMTRFLLSRPHHLIPLTTFAQRYGAAKSSISEDLAIIKEVFESEGMGELHTLAGAAGGVKYIPKVSQEHALTFINQLCEKLSQPDRILPGGYLYMSDLLGQPALMNEAGKLFATAFADREIDCVMTVETKGIPLAYATGAELNLPVVLVRRDHQVTEGSAVSINYVSGSHKSLHTMTLSRRALKEKSRVLIMDDFMKAGGTIQGMVDLLAEFNAEVAGVGVLVESGEIESEQRLLQDYVSLAALTVVDAKGKEIKVEPGNYFSK, encoded by the coding sequence GTGAAAAAATTAAAGAGAAGCGCTCGATTGGTGGAAATGACGCGATTTCTATTGTCACGTCCCCATCATTTGATACCACTTACCACTTTTGCACAACGTTACGGGGCGGCCAAATCCTCGATCAGCGAGGATCTGGCGATTATTAAGGAAGTATTTGAAAGCGAAGGCATGGGAGAACTGCATACTTTGGCCGGGGCTGCAGGCGGGGTAAAGTATATTCCTAAAGTGAGCCAAGAGCATGCTCTTACATTTATCAATCAGCTGTGTGAGAAACTATCGCAGCCAGATCGCATTTTGCCGGGCGGTTATTTGTATATGTCTGATTTATTGGGTCAGCCTGCGCTTATGAACGAGGCCGGTAAATTATTTGCGACTGCTTTCGCTGACCGTGAAATCGATTGTGTTATGACCGTGGAGACGAAAGGAATCCCGCTCGCTTATGCCACAGGGGCTGAGCTGAATTTACCAGTTGTGCTGGTGAGGCGGGACCATCAGGTTACCGAGGGGTCGGCCGTTAGCATCAATTATGTATCGGGATCGCACAAAAGCCTGCATACGATGACCCTGTCCCGGCGCGCGCTGAAAGAGAAATCCAGAGTTCTCATTATGGACGACTTCATGAAGGCCGGAGGCACGATCCAGGGGATGGTAGACCTATTGGCCGAATTTAATGCTGAGGTTGCCGGCGTAGGCGTCCTGGTCGAGTCCGGTGAGATCGAATCGGAGCAAAGATTGCTTCAGGATTACGTATCCTTGGCCGCGTTGACGGTGGTCGATGCCAAGGGTAAGGAAATCAAAGTAGAGCCAGGCAACTATTTCTCAAAATAA
- the rsmA gene encoding 16S rRNA (adenine(1518)-N(6)/adenine(1519)-N(6))-dimethyltransferase RsmA: protein MSREDISTPRRTKEIIQRHGFSFKKSLGQNFLIDQNILANIIEAAGLDKTKGALEIGPGIGALTEKLAQQAAKVTAVEIDQRLLPILEEVLEPYPHVDVVHGDVLKLNLRELFEQQFKDVSGVSVVANLPYYVTTPILMKLLEEGLSLEHIVVMIQKEVAERMAASPGSKAYGSLSIAVQYYSEPELVCIVPHTVFIPQPNVESAVIRLTVRKEPPVSVEDEAFFFDVVHASFAQRRKTIANNLKSRFFPKEGRERLEQLLAEAGIEPSRRAETLSLQEYAVLSNVLLAAGLKH, encoded by the coding sequence GATTCTCATTTAAGAAAAGCCTCGGTCAGAATTTCCTGATCGACCAGAATATATTAGCCAACATCATCGAAGCGGCAGGCCTAGACAAGACCAAGGGGGCTTTGGAGATCGGACCCGGCATCGGGGCCCTCACGGAGAAGCTGGCTCAGCAGGCCGCCAAGGTAACCGCCGTGGAGATCGACCAGCGGCTGCTCCCCATTCTGGAGGAAGTGCTGGAGCCTTATCCGCATGTTGATGTCGTGCATGGAGATGTGCTGAAGCTAAATTTGCGCGAGCTGTTTGAACAGCAGTTCAAAGATGTGTCCGGCGTAAGTGTCGTGGCCAATTTGCCCTACTACGTTACCACGCCGATTTTGATGAAGCTGCTGGAGGAAGGGCTGTCGCTCGAGCATATCGTCGTAATGATTCAGAAGGAGGTTGCTGAGCGTATGGCGGCTTCTCCTGGGAGCAAGGCTTACGGCAGTCTCAGCATCGCCGTGCAGTATTACAGCGAGCCGGAGCTCGTCTGTATCGTGCCGCATACGGTGTTCATTCCCCAGCCGAATGTGGAGTCAGCCGTAATCCGTTTAACCGTTCGGAAGGAGCCCCCGGTATCGGTGGAGGACGAGGCCTTCTTTTTCGATGTTGTCCATGCGTCCTTTGCTCAAAGAAGGAAGACCATCGCCAATAATCTGAAGAGCCGCTTCTTCCCGAAGGAAGGCCGCGAACGGTTGGAGCAGCTTCTTGCCGAGGCAGGCATAGAACCGAGCCGTCGGGCGGAGACGCTGTCTCTGCAGGAGTATGCCGTGCTTAGCAACGTATTGTTAGCTGCAGGCTTGAAGCATTAA
- the yabG gene encoding sporulation peptidase YabG: MTNLGDLVVRKSYGGDVTFRVESIQRNEAMIKGTEFRLLADAPLHDLVKVDPASPSEKARRARIKATESLKRLHRDRQEQTERNQASLGNPLWYAQNEPSYFEVPGKVLHLDGDERYLKKSLELYEKLRVPVHGYYVAESQMASVLYRLLPSIHPDIVVITGHDGVLKNRPHADLYNLTSYKNSSHFVEAVQTARQYERNFDALTVVAGACQSHFEALLQAGANFASSPSRVLIHALDPVYIAAKISFTSIRDTISMMDVLNNTISGTQGVGGIETRGSYRIGLPKLKDLTTLKVVPSM, translated from the coding sequence TTGACGAACTTGGGAGACTTGGTAGTCCGGAAGTCGTACGGCGGGGACGTGACTTTCCGGGTGGAAAGCATACAGCGGAATGAAGCGATGATTAAGGGGACGGAGTTTAGGCTGCTGGCCGATGCTCCTTTGCATGATCTCGTTAAGGTTGACCCAGCCTCTCCAAGCGAGAAGGCTAGAAGAGCGCGCATTAAGGCCACGGAGTCGTTAAAACGGCTGCATCGTGATCGTCAGGAGCAAACCGAGCGCAATCAGGCCAGCTTGGGGAATCCATTGTGGTACGCGCAGAACGAGCCGTCCTATTTCGAGGTCCCAGGCAAGGTTCTGCATTTGGACGGAGACGAGAGGTACTTGAAGAAGAGTCTGGAGCTGTATGAGAAGCTTCGCGTTCCCGTCCATGGCTATTATGTGGCGGAGTCGCAAATGGCGAGCGTCTTGTACCGTCTCCTTCCGAGCATCCACCCGGACATCGTGGTCATAACGGGGCATGATGGCGTACTTAAGAACCGGCCGCATGCGGATCTGTATAATTTGACGAGTTACAAGAACTCCAGCCATTTTGTAGAGGCAGTACAGACCGCTAGACAGTATGAGCGCAACTTTGATGCGTTAACGGTCGTCGCTGGGGCGTGCCAGTCCCATTTTGAAGCTTTGCTGCAAGCTGGGGCGAACTTTGCCAGCTCGCCTTCCCGCGTGCTTATTCACGCGCTTGACCCGGTCTACATTGCCGCAAAGATATCCTTTACGTCGATCCGCGATACAATCAGTATGATGGATGTTTTGAATAATACGATCAGCGGGACGCAGGGCGTCGGCGGGATTGAAACACGAGGAAGCTACCGGATCGGTCTGCCTAAGCTCAAAGATTTAACTACCCTGAAGGTAGTTCCATCCATGTAA
- a CDS encoding small, acid-soluble spore protein, alpha/beta type, translated as MARRRRSVMSEELKMELAKELGFYDTVQQEGWGGIKAKDAGNMVKRAIELAERAAARQ; from the coding sequence ATGGCGCGGAGACGGCGTAGTGTAATGTCGGAAGAGCTGAAGATGGAGCTTGCGAAGGAACTGGGGTTCTACGACACCGTTCAGCAGGAGGGCTGGGGAGGCATTAAAGCCAAGGATGCTGGAAATATGGTGAAGAGAGCCATCGAACTGGCAGAACGTGCGGCTGCACGGCAATAA
- the spoVG gene encoding septation regulator SpoVG: MQITDVRLRRVSSEGRMKAIASITIDNEFVVHDIRVIDGNNGMFVAMPSKRTPDGEFRDIAHPISSGTREKIQAAVLAEYERAADQEEVIEEGA, encoded by the coding sequence ATGCAAATTACGGATGTAAGGCTCCGCCGAGTCAGCTCGGAAGGCAGAATGAAGGCAATTGCATCCATTACCATCGATAACGAGTTTGTTGTTCATGACATTCGCGTCATCGACGGAAATAATGGAATGTTTGTAGCAATGCCAAGCAAGCGAACACCGGACGGGGAGTTCCGGGATATCGCTCATCCAATTTCTTCCGGCACACGCGAGAAGATTCAAGCCGCAGTATTGGCTGAATACGAGCGCGCTGCTGACCAGGAAGAAGTTATTGAAGAAGGGGCTTAA
- a CDS encoding ribose-phosphate diphosphokinase, producing the protein MTYCDSKLKIFTCNSNPKLAHQIADYIGIPMGDSETTSFSDGEIQVKLSESVRGCHVYIVQSTCAPVNDNLMELLVMVDALKRASAKSINVVIPYYGYARQDRKARSRDPITAKLVANLIEKAGAHRVITMDLHAMQIQGFFDIPVDHMLGVPILAQYFRSKQIPNPVVVSPDHGGVVRARKLADFLNAPLAIIDKRRPEPNVSEVMNIIGNIEGKTAILVDDIIDTAGTIVLGANALKEGGVEEVYACCTHPVLSGPAMERLENSPLKEVVVTDTIPITHPNPTSKLKVLSVAPLMGEAIIRVHEELSISKLFEIE; encoded by the coding sequence ATGACTTATTGTGATTCTAAACTGAAGATATTCACCTGTAACTCTAATCCAAAACTGGCGCATCAAATCGCTGATTATATCGGCATCCCTATGGGAGATTCGGAAACGACCAGCTTCAGCGATGGAGAAATCCAAGTGAAGCTGTCCGAAAGCGTTCGAGGTTGCCACGTGTACATCGTGCAATCCACTTGCGCGCCGGTCAACGATAATCTGATGGAGCTACTTGTTATGGTGGATGCTTTGAAGCGGGCATCAGCCAAGAGCATTAACGTGGTTATCCCGTATTACGGTTATGCGCGTCAGGATCGGAAGGCCCGCTCACGTGACCCGATCACGGCGAAGCTGGTGGCGAACTTGATCGAGAAGGCAGGCGCGCACCGTGTAATTACAATGGATCTGCATGCGATGCAGATTCAGGGCTTCTTCGATATTCCGGTCGATCACATGCTCGGAGTACCGATTTTGGCCCAATATTTCCGTTCCAAGCAAATTCCGAATCCGGTCGTTGTATCCCCAGACCATGGCGGTGTTGTACGCGCCCGGAAATTGGCGGATTTCCTGAATGCGCCGCTTGCGATTATCGACAAGCGCCGTCCGGAACCGAATGTCAGTGAAGTGATGAACATCATCGGTAACATTGAGGGCAAGACAGCCATCCTTGTCGATGACATCATCGATACGGCCGGTACGATCGTTCTTGGCGCTAATGCCTTAAAAGAAGGTGGCGTTGAAGAAGTCTACGCTTGCTGTACGCATCCTGTGCTGTCTGGTCCGGCGATGGAACGTCTGGAAAACTCTCCGCTGAAGGAAGTTGTGGTTACTGATACGATCCCAATTACGCATCCGAATCCAACAAGCAAGCTTAAAGTGTTGTCGGTCGCTCCGCTGATGGGAGAAGCGATTATTCGCGTTCACGAAGAGCTCTCTATCAGCAAACTGTTCGAAATCGAATAA
- the glmU gene encoding bifunctional UDP-N-acetylglucosamine diphosphorylase/glucosamine-1-phosphate N-acetyltransferase GlmU, producing the protein MKRLAIILAAGQGKRMKSKLYKVLHPVCGKPMVGHVLDTVKQINCERSIVVVGHGAEAVKSYLGTSAEYVLQEQQLGTGHAVRQAEPLFKDEEGVTIVICGDTPLVKPETLESLIALHTKSGAAATVLSAWTERPQGYGRVIRGENGSVVRIVEQKDCSPEEDAVQEFNTGTYCFDNAKLFAALSKVTNNNAQQEYYLTDVIGILVNSGETVEGYMTEDYAESIGVNDRLALSEAEQFMRERINRKHMLNGVTIIDPQSTYIGADVQIGSDTILYPGTSIAGNTVIGEDCVIGPGTEINNCQIHNGAKVKQSVLMDAEVGSETTVGPFAYLRPGAKLGAHVKVGDFVEIKNASIDEGSKVSHLSYIGDAKVGKNVNIGCGAITVNYDGYNKSITEIEDDAFVGSNVNLIAPVKIGKGAYVVAGSTITHSVPDNDLAIARNRQENKAGYAEKLRGRAKAKRDKEKQS; encoded by the coding sequence TTGAAAAGATTAGCGATTATTCTTGCTGCAGGACAGGGGAAGCGCATGAAGTCCAAGCTTTATAAAGTGCTCCATCCCGTTTGCGGCAAACCGATGGTCGGGCATGTCCTGGACACGGTAAAGCAAATCAATTGTGAACGAAGTATTGTGGTGGTAGGCCACGGTGCAGAAGCAGTGAAATCTTATCTCGGAACATCGGCAGAATATGTGCTGCAGGAGCAGCAGCTCGGCACGGGCCATGCTGTAAGACAAGCAGAGCCGCTGTTCAAGGATGAAGAAGGAGTTACCATTGTCATCTGCGGAGATACCCCGCTTGTGAAGCCGGAGACACTGGAATCGCTCATCGCTTTGCATACAAAGAGCGGTGCAGCGGCTACCGTGCTGTCAGCCTGGACGGAACGCCCTCAGGGGTATGGCCGAGTGATCCGGGGGGAGAATGGTTCTGTTGTGCGAATCGTAGAACAGAAGGATTGTTCTCCGGAAGAAGATGCCGTGCAGGAATTCAACACAGGCACTTATTGTTTTGATAATGCGAAGCTGTTTGCTGCTCTTAGCAAAGTTACGAACAACAATGCCCAGCAAGAATATTACCTGACGGATGTCATTGGTATTCTTGTCAATTCCGGGGAAACTGTTGAAGGCTATATGACCGAGGATTATGCGGAATCGATCGGAGTCAACGACCGGTTAGCCCTTTCCGAAGCAGAGCAGTTTATGCGGGAAAGAATTAACCGGAAACATATGTTAAATGGGGTCACCATTATCGATCCTCAATCGACGTATATCGGAGCGGACGTGCAAATCGGCTCGGATACGATCCTTTATCCGGGAACTTCGATCGCGGGCAATACGGTCATTGGCGAGGACTGCGTGATCGGGCCAGGGACGGAAATAAATAATTGCCAAATTCACAATGGGGCGAAGGTGAAGCAGTCGGTACTCATGGATGCTGAAGTAGGCAGCGAGACTACCGTTGGACCTTTCGCTTATTTGCGTCCGGGAGCAAAGCTTGGAGCGCATGTCAAAGTCGGGGATTTTGTAGAGATCAAGAACGCTTCCATCGACGAAGGCTCCAAGGTGTCCCATTTGAGCTACATCGGGGACGCTAAAGTAGGCAAGAATGTAAATATTGGCTGCGGTGCGATAACCGTTAACTATGATGGTTATAATAAGTCTATTACCGAAATCGAGGATGATGCGTTCGTAGGCAGCAATGTCAATTTGATCGCACCGGTGAAGATCGGCAAAGGCGCATACGTCGTTGCAGGCTCTACCATCACCCATTCCGTTCCGGATAATGACCTGGCCATCGCCAGAAACCGGCAGGAGAATAAGGCGGGATATGCGGAGAAACTCCGTGGCAGAGCCAAGGCAAAACGCGATAAAGAAAAACAATCTTAA
- the ispE gene encoding 4-(cytidine 5'-diphospho)-2-C-methyl-D-erythritol kinase: MKIYEKAPAKINLMLDVLHKRPDGYHEVEMIMTMVDLADRLEMEALSRDTIIISSQAGYIPLDEKNLAFQAAKLIKERYNVRSGVYIHLDKNIPVAAGLAGGSSDAAATLRGLNRLWDLNIPVEELKQLGAELGSDVPFCITGGTALATGRGEQLTPLPNPPQCWVVLAKLPINVSTAEIYGRFRSDQVKEHPSADRMRLAIERSSFPEVCEELGNVLEEVTLRLYPEVAHLKETMLKLGADGVLMSGSGPTVFGLVSKESKAFRIYNGLRGFCKEVYAVRLLT, translated from the coding sequence TTGAAGATTTACGAGAAAGCTCCAGCGAAAATCAACTTGATGCTGGATGTATTACATAAGCGGCCGGACGGTTATCATGAGGTTGAAATGATCATGACCATGGTGGATTTAGCCGATCGTTTAGAAATGGAAGCCCTGTCCCGGGATACCATCATTATTTCAAGCCAGGCTGGCTATATCCCGCTGGATGAGAAGAATCTGGCCTTCCAGGCGGCTAAGCTGATTAAAGAGCGGTACAACGTCCGCAGCGGCGTGTATATTCATTTGGATAAAAATATCCCGGTAGCTGCAGGCCTTGCCGGCGGCAGCAGCGATGCGGCAGCTACCCTTCGCGGCTTGAACCGGTTATGGGATCTGAACATCCCTGTAGAGGAATTGAAGCAGCTTGGTGCTGAATTGGGGTCCGACGTCCCTTTCTGCATAACGGGCGGAACGGCGCTTGCGACTGGCCGAGGGGAGCAGTTAACCCCTCTTCCCAATCCGCCGCAGTGCTGGGTTGTGCTAGCGAAGCTGCCTATTAATGTATCGACCGCGGAAATTTACGGGCGCTTCCGCAGTGATCAGGTGAAGGAGCATCCTTCTGCCGATCGCATGCGACTGGCGATTGAACGATCTTCTTTTCCTGAGGTATGCGAGGAATTAGGGAACGTATTGGAGGAAGTGACCCTGAGGTTATATCCAGAGGTAGCGCATCTGAAGGAAACGATGCTGAAGCTTGGGGCCGACGGCGTACTCATGTCCGGCAGCGGGCCTACAGTATTCGGCCTGGTTTCCAAGGAATCCAAGGCGTTCCGGATTTATAACGGGCTGCGCGGCTTTTGCAAAGAAGTTTACGCTGTGCGCCTGCTGACTTAA